A DNA window from Drosophila virilis strain 15010-1051.87 chromosome 4, Dvir_AGI_RSII-ME, whole genome shotgun sequence contains the following coding sequences:
- the LOC6628289 gene encoding arylalkylamine N-acetyltransferase-like 2: protein MPTELDSKNGILIRIMTVADYQPVKIFMGGNFYNGEPLCASSGEDVQKCYEKENDEYHISMIEQGTCLLAVDENNGGRIVGLVLAGAQIPSDLEKHRKEAAAMEPNTWGRIAVFLSKIEIEINLFKRYGVSKILYSHITNVDASMRGKGLGSRLAAALMEVGRSKGFPLMIAYCSSYYSARQKEALGMECVYSIAYADYKDESGQVVFKPAAPHTHLRVMLIKL, encoded by the coding sequence ATGCCAACGGAACTGGACTCAAAGAATGGCATCCTCATCCGCATCATGACGGTGGCGGACTACCAGCCAGTGAAGATATTTATGGGAGGCAATTTCTATAATGGAGAGCCACTCTGTGCGTCTTCTGGAGAGGATGTGCAGAAATGCTATGAGAAGGAAAACGATGAGTATCACATATCCATGATAGAGCAGGGCACCTGCCTGTTGGCTGTGGATGAGAACAATGGCGGACGCATTGTGGGCTTGGTCCTGGCAGGTGCTCAGATTCCCAGCGATTTGGAGAAGCATCGCAAGGAGGCCGCTGCCATGGAGCCAAATACCTGGGGACGCATTGCAGTGTTCTTGTCCAAAATTGAAATCGAAATCAATCTCTTCAAGCGTTACGGTGTTTCCAAAATCCTCTACTCCCACATAACCAATGTGGATGCCTCAATGCGTGGCAAAGGGCTGGGCTCACGTCTGGCTGCCGCTCTGATGGAAGTTGGTCGCAGCAAAGGCTTTCCTCTCATGATAGCCTACTGCTCCAGCTACTACTCGGCACGTCAAAAGGAAGCTTTGGGCATGGAGTGCGTATACTCGATAGCCTATGCCGATTACAAGGACGAAAGTGGCCAAGTGGTGTTCAAACCAGCTGCACCACACACTCATTTACGTGTTATGCTCATCAAACTCTAA
- the LOC6628291 gene encoding arylalkylamine N-acetyltransferase-like 2, which translates to MTTIVREMKVDDIDEASLFIRDHFYGHEPLMQTPGEHPLIYDDPKRREYRLSLIRQGTSLVAVDQSKGDRIVGVAFAGIMHPSDLEQNWSEVNERKPKLLIEHIHYFLCNIKKHAQFFEHYDVTDALYLKTLAVDSTMRRQGLARRLVVTLMELGRTRGIPLMVATCTGAYSTRLMASLGMECVHSELYADFKDEDGNVVIQPPEPHTEASVMAIKLQDMPSYNPGLYKTFF; encoded by the coding sequence ATGACGACGATCGTGCGGGAAATGAAAGTGGATGACATCGATGAGGCCAGCCTCTTTATACGTGATCATTTTTACGGCCATGAACCCCTAATGCAGACGCCCGGCGAACATCCGTTGATCTATGACGATCCCAAGAGGCGGGAGTATCGCCTCTCGCTCATACGGCAGGGCACCTCGTTGGTTGCGGTTGACCAGAGCAAGGGCGATCGCATTGTGGGCGTAGCGTTTGCTGGTATTATGCATCCCAGCGATCTGGAGCAGAACTGGAGCGAGGTCAACGAGCGCAAACCCAAGCTTCTAATCGAACATATACATTATTTTCTGTGCAACATCAAGAAACACGCTCAGTTCTTTGAGCATTATGACGTTACGGATGCTCTTTATCTGAAAACTCTGGCCGTCGACTCGACGATGCGTCGTCAGGGACTCGCACGCCGTCTGGTTGTTACCCTAATGGAGCTGGGTCGCACCAGGGGAATTCCCCTGATGGTAGCCACCTGCACAGGTGCCTACTCGACGCGTCTGATGGCCTCGCTGGGCATGGAGTGCGTGCACTCGGAACTGTATGCGGACTTCAAGGATGAGGATGGTAATGTGGTGATTCAGCCGCCCGAGCCGCACACAGAGGCGAGCGTCATGGCGATTAAGTTGCAGGACATGCCCTCGTATAATCCGGGTCTTTATAAGACATTTTTCTAG
- the LOC6637243 gene encoding arylalkylamine N-acetyltransferase-like 2, protein MPTELDSKNGILIRIMTVADYQPVKIFMGGNFYNGEPLCASSGEDVQKCYEKENDEYHISMIEQGTCLLAVDENNGGRIVGLVLAGAQIPSDLEKHRKEAAAMEPNTWGRIAVFLSKIEIEINLFKRYGVSKILYSHITNVDASMRGKGLGSRLAAALMEVGRSKGFPLMIAYCSSYYSARQKEALGMECVYSIAYADYKDESGQVVFKPAAPHTHLRVMVIKL, encoded by the coding sequence ATGCCAACGGAACTGGACTCAAAGAATGGCATCCTCATCCGCATCATGACGGTGGCGGACTACCAGCCAGTGAAGATATTTATGGGAGGCAATTTCTATAATGGAGAGCCACTCTGTGCGTCTTCTGGAGAGGATGTGCAGAAATGCTATGAGAAGGAAAACGATGAGTATCACATATCCATGATAGAGCAGGGCACCTGCCTGTTGGCTGTGGATGAGAACAATGGCGGACGCATTGTGGGCTTGGTCCTGGCAGGTGCTCAGATTCCCAGCGATTTGGAGAAGCATCGCAAGGAGGCCGCTGCCATGGAGCCAAATACCTGGGGACGCATTGCAGTGTTCTTGTCCAAAATTGAAATCGAAATCAATCTCTTCAAGCGTTACGGTGTTTCCAAAATCCTCTACTCCCACATAACCAATGTGGATGCCTCAATGCGTGGCAAAGGGCTGGGCTCACGTCTGGCTGCCGCTCTGATGGAAGTTGGTCGCAGCAAAGGCTTTCCCCTCATGATAGCCTACTGCTCCAGCTACTACTCGGCACGTCAAAAGGAAGCTTTGGGCATGGAGTGCGTATACTCGATAGCCTATGCCGATTACAAGGACGAAAGTGGCCAAGTGGTGTTCAAACCAGCtgcaccacacacacatttacgtGTTATGGTCATCAAACTCTAA
- the LOC6628293 gene encoding uncharacterized protein, which yields MTNQTIILSCALLAILVAYLPLGEAVTCAADPTDANCVDCTLTANANNADCLSTVADTTTVAATTTVSATTIVADSTTVADTTTVASSTDATTRRGWGGHHHHGHHRGHRRGGRGGRRGGWGGDRDGGRRGGRGRGGRGRGGRGRGGRW from the coding sequence ATGACAAACCAGACAATCATTCTGAGCTGCGCTCTTTTGGCCATTCTTGTTGCCTATCTTCCATTGGGCGAAGCCGTCACCTGCGCAGCGGATCCTACCGATGCCAATTGCGTTGACTGCACACTAACTGCCAATGCTAACAATGCCGACTGCCTAAGCACAGTGGCAGACACGACCACTGTGGCAGCCACGACCACTGTGTCAGCCACGACCATTGTGGCAGACAGCACCACTGTGGCAGACACCACCACTGTGGCAAGCAGCACGGATGCAACAACCAGGAGAGGTTGGGGcggccatcatcatcatggaCATCATCGTGGTCATCGCCGTGGCGGCCGTGGTGGCAGGCGCGGCGGCTGGGGCGGTGACAGGGACGGCGGCAGGCGTGGTGGCCGAGGTCGTGGTGGCAGAGGTCGTGGTGGCAGAGGTCGTGGCGGTCGTTGGTAG
- the LOC6628292 gene encoding arylalkylamine N-acetyltransferase-like 2: MTTIVLRAMSEADIDEATLFLRDHFYGHEPLMQTPGDHQVIFDDPKRREYRLSLIRQGTSLVALEGDRFVGVAFAGLLQPSDLEQNWLEVNEQRPKNLIEHTHYFLSDIERRARWFQHYGALDTLYLSILAVDASVRRQGLGRRLVTALMEVGRAKGLPLLVATCTSLYSARVMAALGMECVLSEAYANYKDEHGNVVIQPPAPHIEARVMAIKL; encoded by the coding sequence ATGACGACTATCGTGCTGCGCGCCATGAGTGAGGCTGATATCGATGAGGCAACCCTCTTTTTACGCGACCACTTCTATGGGCATGAGCCGCTAATGCAAACGCCCGGAGATCACCAGGTGATCTTTGACGATCCGAAGCGAAGGGAATATCGCCTGTCGCTCATACGACAGGGCACCTCCCTAGTTGCCCTAGAGGGTGATCgctttgtgggcgtggccttTGCTGGTCTACTGCAGCCCAGCGATCTGGAGCAAAATTGGCTTGAGGTCAATGAGCAGAGGCCGAAAAATCTAATTGAACATACCCATTACTTTCTGTCTGACATTGAGCGCAGAGCGCGTTGGTTTCAGCATTACGGCGCATTAGATACGCTTTATCTGAGCATTCTGGCAGTGGATGCCTCGGTGCGTCGTCAGGGACTGGGACGCCGTCTGGTTACCGCGTTGATGGAAGTGGGTCGCGCCAAGGGTCTGCCCCTGCTGGTGGCCACCTGCACTAGTCTCTACTCGGCACGTGTGATGGCCGCCCTAGGAATGGAATGTGTGCTGTCCGAGGCATATGCGAATTACAAGGATGAGCACGGAAATGTGGTTATACAACCGCCAGCGCCACACATCGAGGCGCGTGTAATGGCAATAAAATTGTAG
- the LOC6628290 gene encoding arylalkylamine N-acetyltransferase-like 2, giving the protein MSTIVREMKAADIEEASRFLREHFYTGEPLLQTYAEKQQIVLDTNKRAYKESCIQQGTSLVAVDQSKDDRIVGVAYTGVLNAKELEKNWVELNGEKRTQFMDHVKYYLINIKRNAQFFEQYGVSDVLYLKVLAVDSALRRQGVARRLVTALIDVGRTKGYSLLVATCTGLYSTQLMASLGMDCVHSELYCDYKDDDGNVVFKPQAPHTKASVMALKL; this is encoded by the coding sequence ATGTCGACGATCGTGCGCGAAATGAAAGCGGCTGATATTGAGGAGGCCAGCCGGTTTCTACGCGAACATTTCTACACTGGTGAACCGCTTTTGCAGACCTATgccgaaaaacaacaaatagttCTTGATACCAATAAACGAGCGTATAAGGAATCGTGTATTCAACAGGGCACTTCGTTGGTTGCCGTTGATCAGAGTAAAGATGATCgcattgtgggcgtggcatataCTGGAGTACTGAATGCGAAAGAATTGGAAAAGAATTGGGTGGAGTTAAATGGGGAGAAACGTACGCAATTCATGGATCACGTGAAGTACTATCTGATCAACATTAAGAGAAATGCTCAATTTTTCGAGCAATACGGAGTTTCGGATGTGCTCTATTTGAAAGTTCTGGCCGTGGATTCTGCACTCCGTCGTCAGGGCGTGGCCCGTCGCCTGGTAACTGCATTAATAGATGTGGGTCGAACCAAGGGATATTCACTGCTGGTGGCAACCTGCACCGGCCTCTACTCGACGCAACTCATGGCCTCTCTGGGCATGGACTGTGTGCACTCGGAACTCTACTGTGACTATAAAGATGATGATGGGAATGTGGTGTTCAAGCCGCAAGCACCACATACGAAGGCAAGCGTTatggcattaaaattgtag